A genomic window from Lotus japonicus ecotype B-129 chromosome 1, LjGifu_v1.2 includes:
- the LOC130729427 gene encoding probable sodium/metabolite cotransporter BASS3, chloroplastic, producing the protein MRIASLYPPPPPSSSSLLPIPLQTHLTSQMASIPVPCRPNLHLPPSQPLFHSRSRAPSPASFPTSSLQRGTDGGAVSSLSWQLRRRNGFCRGRQQGKPWLLSFRVDDGNAVGEEEERDLSQTLSALLPFVVAATAVAALAQPSTFTWVSKDLYAPALGGIMLSIGIRLSIDDFALAFKRPLPLSIGFIAQYVLKPALGVLIGKVFGLSRMFYAGFVLTACVSGAQLSSYANFISKGDVALGILLTSYTTIASVIFTPLLTGLLISSVVPIDAVAMSKSILQVVLAPVTLGLLLNTYAKPVVSVLQPVMPFVAMICTSLCIGSPLSINRSHILSGEGLRLVFPVLLFHAAAFTLGYWFSNIPYLRQEEQVSRTISLCTGMQSSTLAGLLATQFLGSTQAVPAACSVVAMAIMGLCLASFWGGGYVIRDVLSFCPLRTNSAVKA; encoded by the exons ATGCGAATCGCATCTCtatatcctcctcctcctccctcatcttcttctcttcttcccaTTCCACTTCAAACTCACCTCACCTCTCAAATGGCCTCAATCCCCGTTCCCTGTAGGCCAAACCTTCATCTTCCACCCTCTCAACCCCtctttcactctcgctctcgcGCTCCGTCCCCTGCTTCCTTTCCAACCTCAAGCCTTCAAAGGGGCACCGACGGTGGTGCCGTTTCGAGTTTGTCATGGCAGCTCCGTCGGAGGAACGGGTTCTGCCGTGGGAGACAACAAGGGAAGCCGTGGTTGTTGTCGTTTCGGGTTGATGATGGAAATGCTGTTGGTGAAGAGGAAGAACGGGATTTGTCTCAGACTCTCTCTGCATTGCTTCCGTTCGTTGTTGCTGCCACTGCTGTTGCTGCTCTTGCTCAACCTTCCACTTTTACTTG GGTATCCAAAGATTTATATGCCCCTGCTCTTGGTGGGATTATGTTGTCTATTGGAATAAGACTATCCATAGATGATTTCGCTCTTGCATTTAAAAG GCCTTTACCACTGTCCATCGGGTTTATTGCACAGTATGTGCTGAAACCTGCTCTTGGGGTCTTGATTGGGAAGGTGTTTGGTTTATCTAGAATGTTTTATGCAGGCTTTGTCCTCACAGCTTGTGTTTCAGGAGCCCAGCTATCCAGCTATGCAAACTTTATAAGCAAAGGGGATGTAGCCTTAGGCATCCTTCTTACAAGCTATACCACTATTGCATCAGTTATTTTTACACCTCTTTTAACTGGTCTTCTGATTTCATCCGTTGTTCCGATTGATGCAGTTGCCATGTCAAAGTCAATACTACAG GTTGTTCTTGCTCCAGTgactcttggtcttcttctcaATACATATGCAAAGCCAGTTGTGTCTGTTCTTCAACCTGTGATGCCATTCGTTGCTATGATTTGTACGTCACTGTGCATTGGAAGCCCTCTTTCTATAAACCGAAGTCACATTTTGTCAGGCGAAGGTCTCCGATTGGTTTTTCCAGTATTACTATTTCATGCTGCTGCCTTCACTTTAGGATATTGGTTCTCAAACATTCCATACTTGAG GCAGGAAGAACAGGTGAGCAGGACAATTTCATTATGCACAGGGATGCAGAGCTCCACGCTTGCAGGCCTACTTGCAACCCAATTTTTGGGAAGTACTCAAGCAGTTCCTGCGGCATGTTCTGTGGTTGCCATGGCTATAATGGGTCTCTGTCTTGCCTCTTTTTGGGGAGGGGGTTATGTAATTCGGGATGTGTTGTCATTTTGTCCACTCAGAACCAATTCTGCTGTTAAGGCTTAG
- the LOC130729428 gene encoding uncharacterized protein LOC130729428: protein MKLKTKLTLCPRALQEQNNKLAKLPRNHLQMFIHLQLIFFKAKDTKKRLSFSNSQCPRQTINVDCGYYVMKFMKDIITHRQLMIPMKYFEDCQFNSYDGEQLHEVKDEWATYVFNNFFSS from the exons ATGAAACTAAAAACAAAGCTAACTTTGTGCCCTAG GGCATTGCAGGAGCAAAACAACAAGCTAGCAAAG CTACCTAGAAACCACTTGCAAATGTTCATCCACCTCCAACTTATATTCTTCAAAGCTAAAGACACCAAAAAGAGACTTTCCTTCTCTAACTCACAG tgccctcgTCAGACTATTAATGTTGATTGCGGATATTATGTGATGAAGTTCATGAAAGATATAATCACTCACCGACAACTTATGATCCCAATGAAG TATTTTGAAGATTGTCAGTTCAATTCCTATGATGGAGAGCAATTGCATGAAGTTAAAGATGAGTGGGCCACTTATgtatttaacaatttttttagtaGTTAA
- the LOC130729430 gene encoding uncharacterized protein LOC130729430 yields MFLIIQFLLPLLLLSTSSSSSSFASASTSSNATTIYEVLRNYGLPMGLFPKGVKDFEVDDDGRFWVHLDQACNAKFENELHYDRNVSGSLSKGMIDALTGLDAQDLFLWLHVKSIRVDIPTSGLIYFDVGAASKQFALTLFESPPECVAIQSQDDADADAFRIGDVSEVQFGRLRYQPEQGTSGRDVL; encoded by the exons ATGTTTCTCATAATtcagtttcttcttcctctccttcttctctcaacctcttcttcttcttcttcttttgcatcTGCAAGCACCAGCTCCAATGCGACCACCATCTACGAGGTTCTCCGCAACTATGGCCTCCCCATGGGTCTCTTCCCGAAGGGCGTCAAGGACTTCGAAGTTGACGATGATGGTCGCTTCTGGGTGCACTTGGATCAAGCTTGCAACGCCAAGTTCGAGAACGAGTTGCATTACGATCGAAACGTTTCTGGGTCTTTGAGTAAAGGCATGATCGATGCTTTGACCGGATTGGATGCTCAGGATCTTTTCCTCTGGCTCCATGTGAAGAGCATTCGCGTCGATATTCCCACTTCCGGGTTGATTTACTTTGATGTTGGTGCTGCTTCCAAGCAATTCGCCTTGACCCTTTTCGAATCTCCACCTGAATGTGTTGCGATTCAGTCACAGGATGATGCTGATGCTGATGCTTTTCGAATTGGAGATGTCTCCGAG GTTCAATTTGGAAGGCTACGCTATCAACCTGAACAAGGAACTTCTGGAAGAGATGTTCTATAG